Proteins found in one Planococcus citri chromosome 2, ihPlaCitr1.1, whole genome shotgun sequence genomic segment:
- the LOC135836956 gene encoding mucin-2-like, with protein sequence MKPKRKTDLYTSKPKATQRRNSLLRSKDELRRRSVRIVLSPLPNLSPFKSIRKSITNFSPRRSVLLIDRRSLIDESSKSDQTKEQNEEIRIQVVTPRLKKRRSSKRKNEAEKLQEESSKTCSNEGNIFNTRRALRSRLILTPKSPLVRVKRSAQQMKSRKISLTSLNKFLSRDVVIELERAAPRSEESPEKSPPEAEVPEPTVPVDKNEVDSLQKQILPKRDVRIILEKLPPTITSSKEVETEEDVSSPSSSPSKRTASCLEPPKRETSKVFKSSEHAPLREIRIMLDKLPDTVFTSAIETPRLNETDTRPIDMEEVDEGVKVLSPEIVKDLAHDVDDHSEIPTPTTEIAPEQLFSPVTPIVVSESQPSPVSTPASGAVDNIETGGKKTPKSLDIPLRRVTIVKSKFAKLNRALDSSPDVTPVKVRPTSTYLFSPSVKSKSAKSNEATTQASDNTSSLEPSIVDVVSASSSSTVENEASVSESSQSAVPPPSCKISSATLESKSRTDAANISHRNEPIKLKLKFSKTKQMYVPMSTVSSELSSGTSKLSKSQNKAESVAVKKIPKTSAASTLKKPESEQPSVESPPCSQAIPLCTEISSPLSRGQLLTAKSLASSPNPTRMILAKSPSHLTQSAKSNVSKNTGAKTPSKSPLNRGRMLTEQSLAASPKHAASGSAGSILQRSHSNMSSGSKAMQNVTYRQKWASAGDLLRASSKERDGKMNTKSDTDLSTVITPLDPLPTTGVFSNARTCASILSTLKSADRNKSKSAPEKLPQRSTAEVTRPSYLSPKTPTAESGSRSQPDLSEKLSKVQIDSTKTGSESSQPPKTTFHIPKVKPGDSFNFKKPITPPPSSSLPKSGFTPSPPTKASLVGAVLGTPTFVSSSNTAPRYARQLPTKFPRTGNSNTFSAKSNMFRSVSSSARPHYVPGSQASSAKPPQASYYHSSAIKPPYTAQSLPAKPTHPSSFYSAPNVGTLTKFNDPRLHSASVSTSARSNDPRLHSANVSASAKSNDPRLQAANVPATSTKSNDPRLQAPNVSTTSTKPSDLRSQAVNVSATSTKLDDLHLHDADVPSSPQPSDPRLHLSTAAKSHSSNIELSIIKPYSSTSDPPLSTKSTSIPPYQPPPSKSKTPITTPAAPKSHLPFKPPITTPAAPKSHLPFKPITDYKPASVKTPSTNKSKPRTFKTAYMSSRSSNNDSFSKCLPSGPQYSPSYSKYLQNGFSYIPKAQYKVPEAPKPAAPKQKPPSPGTNEILRWSTSRPWNVNKPTASPPVGPSGSLTASVLSSNPAYSPLCPQFDSQGTT encoded by the exons ATGAAACCCAAACGTAAAACAG ATTTATATACGTCCAAACCAAAGGCTACTCAGAGACGTAACAGTTTACTACGTTCAAAAGATGAACTTCGACGTAGAAGTGTACGGATAGTTTTGTCACCTTTGCCTAATTTGTCACCCTTCAAATCTATCAGAAAAT CTATAACGAATTTCTCGCCGAGAAGAAGCGTTTTGTTGATAGATCGACGTAGTTTAATTGATGAAAGCTCGAAATCCGACCAAACGAAGGAACAAAATGAGGAAATACGTATTCAAGTTGTTACTCCTAGATTAAAAAAACGCAGGAGTTCTAAACGTAAAAATGAAGCTGAGAAATTACAAGAAG AATCATCGAAAACATGTTCGAACGAAGGGAATATCTTCAATACTCGACGAGCCTTACGTTCGAGATTAATTTTGACTCCGAAATCACCTCTAGTCCGAGTAAAGCGATCTGCTCAACAAATGAAATCTCGAAAGATCAGTTTAACTTCATTAA ATAAATTCCTGAGTCGCGACGTTGTAATCGAGCTTGAAAGAGCAGCACCTCGTAGCGAAGAATCGCCGGAAAAAAGTCCACCGGAGGCTGAAGTACCAGAACCTACCGTTCCTGTCGATAAAAACGAAGTTGATTCTCTTCAGAagcaaattttgccaaaacgcGACGTCAGAATCATTTTAGAAAAGTTACCACCGACGATTACATCTTCTAAAGAAGTTGAAACCGAAGAAGATGTTTCTAGCCCGTCATCGTCTCCTTCGAAAAGAACCGCTTCGTGTTTAGAACCACCTAAAAGAGAAACCAGTAAGGTCTTCAAGAGCTCTGAACACGCACCTCTTCGAGAAATTCGAATTATGCTGGATAAGTTACCGGATACCGTATTCACTTCGGCGATCGAAACTCCTCGTTTGAATGAAACCGATACCAGACCTATTGATATGGAAGAAGTTGACGAAGGAGTCAAAGTTTTATCGcctgaaattgtcaaagatcTTGCCCATGATGTGGATGATCATAGCGAAATACCAACTCCTACGACTGAGATTGCTCCCGAACAGTTATTCAGCCCAGTTACTCCGATTGTTGTTTCGGAGTCTCAGCCTTCTCCAGTCAGTACTCCTGCCTCAGGTGCAGTTGATAATATCGAGACTGGTGGTAAAAAGACGCCCAAATCATTAGATATACCTCTTCGTCGAGTGACAATCGTGAAATCCAAGTTTGCCAAGTTGAATCGAGCTTTGGATAGTTCTCCTGATGTAACTCCGGTTAAAGTTCGTCCAACTTCTACGTATTTGTTTTCTCCCTCCGTCAAATCAAAATCTGCTAAAAGTAACGAAGCTACGACCCAGGCATCGGACAATACCTCGTCTTTGGAACCTTCGATTGTGGATGTTGTATCAGCGTCGTCGAGTTCAACGGTTGAAAATGAGGCTTCGGTTTCAGAAAGCTCTCAATCAGCTGTGCCTCCTCCAAGCTGTAAAATATCGTCTGCAACGCTTGAATCGAAATCGCGTACTGACGCAGCTAATATTTCGCATCGAAACGAACCTATcaagttgaagttgaaattcTCCAAAACGAAGCAAATGTACGTTCCAATGTCTACAGTTTCATCTGAACTGAGCTCCGGTACgagtaaattatcaaaatcgcAGAATAAAGCTGAATCAGTGGcggtgaaaaaaataccaaagacGTCTGCCGCTTCGACGCTCAAGAAACCCGAATCCGAGCAACCATCGGTCGAATCGCCACCATGTTCTCAAGCTATTCCACTCTGTACGGAAATCAGTTCTCCTTTGAGTCGAGGCCAACTTCTAACCGCGAAATCATTAGCATCTAGTCCAAACCCAACGAGAATGATTTTGGCGAAATCTCCGTCACATTTGACTCAATCAGCGAAGTCTAACGTTAGTAAAAACACCGGCGCAAAAACTCCTTCGAAATCGCCACTAAACAGAGGGCGTATGCTGACTGAGCAGTCTCTGGCTGCGAGTCCAAAACACGCAGCTTCTGGGTCAGCTGGTTCGATTCTGCAACGTAGCCATTCCAACATGTCCTCCGGTTCGAAAGCGATGCAAAATGTGACGTATAGGCAAAAATGGGCTTCCGCCGGTGACCTATTGAGAGCGTCGTCGAAAGAAAGAGATGGTAAAATGAATACCAAAAGTGATACAGATTTGTCAACTGTGATTACTCCTCTTGATCCACTTCCAACGACGGGAGTATTTTCCAATGCTAGAACATGCGCTTCTATTTTATCCACCCTCAAAAGCGCAGACAGGAATAAATCTAAATCAGCTCCGGAAAAATTACCTCAACGATCAACCGCCGAAGTAACCAGACCCTCGTATTTGTCGCCGAAAACTCCAACAGCCGAGTCTGGTTCTCGTTCGCAGCCAGATTTATCGGAAAAATTATCCAAAGTGCAGATCGATTCGACAAAAACTGGCTCGGAATCATCTCAACCACCAAAGACGACATTTCACATACCGAAGGTTAAACCTGGCGATTCGtttaatttcaagaaaccaATCACACCTCCACCTTCATCATCCCTTCCGAAGTCTGGTTTTACTCCATCGCCGCCAACCAAAGCATCACTGGTGGGAGCAGTTTTGGGCACACCTACGTTTGTTTCAAGTTCAAACACTGCACCGCGCTATGCTCGACAATTACCTACTAAATTTCCGAGAACCGGTAATTCGAATACTTTTTCGGCGAAATCTAACATGTTCCGTTCTGTATCGTCTTCAGCAAGACCTCATTATGTTCCCGGGTCACAAGCATCTTCAGCAAAGCCTCCTCAAGCTTCTTATTATCATTCGTCTGCGATTAAGCCACCTTATACTGCTCAGTCCCTTCCTGCGAAACCAACACACCCTTCGAGTTTTTATTCTGCCCCAAACGTAGGCACATTGACGAAATTTAACGATCCTCGTCTACATTCTGCGAGCGTATCCACATCTGCGAGATCCAACGATCCTCGTCTGCATTCTGCGAACGTATCCGCATCTGCGAAATCCAACGATCCTCGTCTACAAGCTGCGAATGTACCTGCAACATCGACCAAATCCAACGATCCTCGTTTACAAGCTCCTAACGTATCTACAACATCGACCAAACCCAGCGATCTTCGTTCGCAAGCTGTAAACGTATCCGCAACATCGACGAAACTCGACGACCTCCATTTACACGACGCAGACGTGCCCTCATCGCCACAACCGAGCGACCCTCGTTTACACCTATCGACTGCAGCTAAATCTCATTCTTCCAATATCGAACTATCGATCATCAAACCTTACTCTTCAACTTCCGATCCACCATTATCAACCAAATCCACCTCCATTCCACCTTATCAACCACCCCCCAGCAAATCTAAAACACCCATTACAACGCCTGCTGCTCCTAAATCACATCTACCTTTTAAACCTCCTATTACAACACCTGCTGCTCCTAAATCACACCTACCTTTTAAACCTATCACTGATTATAAACCTGCATCTGTCAAGACTCCGTCCACTAATAAATCTAAACCTCGTACCTTTAAAACCGCTTACATGTCGTCGAGATCATCGAACAACGACAGTTTCTCGAAATGTTTACCATCCGGACCTCAATACTCGCCCTCTTATTCGAAATACTTGCAGAATGGATTCTCTTATATACCCAAAGCTCAGTATAAGGTGCCGGAAGCGCCGAAACCGGCTGCACCGAAACAAAAACCGCCCAGCCCGGGAACCAACGAAATACTCCGATGGTCGACTTCGAGACCGTGGAACGTGAATAAACCTACAGCTTCTCCTCCGGTCGGTCCTTCTGGCTCGCTGACAGCTTCTGTTCTCTCGTCTAATCCGGCTTACTCGCCTTTATGTCCTCAGTTCGATAGTCAGGGAACGACTTAA